Proteins from a genomic interval of Ferrovibrio terrae:
- the nuoF gene encoding NADH-quinone oxidoreductase subunit NuoF, whose product MLQDKDRIFTNLYGQQSWRLEAARKRGDWDNTKAILDKGQDWIIDEMKKSGLRGRGGAGFPTGMKWSFMPKQSDGRPSYLVVNADEGEPGTCKDRDMMRHDPHKLVEGCLVAGFAMRAVAAYIYIRGEFFREAENLQGAIDEAYAAGLIGKNACGSGFDFDVYIHRGAGAYICGEETALIESLEGKKGQPRLKPPFPANMGVWGCPTTVNNVESIAVAPTILRRGGEWFAGIGRPNNTGTKVFCISGHVNKPCNVEEEMGIPLKELIEKHAGGVRGGWDNLLAIIPGGSSVPLLPKSICDDVLMDFDSLRAQRSGLGTAAVIVMDKSTDVVRAIARLSKFYKHESCGQCTPCREGTGWMWRVMERLVQGRAEKREIDMLLEVTTQVEGHTICALGDAAAWPIQGLIRHFRGEIERRIDAYHTGSPVLPAAAE is encoded by the coding sequence ATGCTTCAGGATAAAGACCGCATCTTCACCAATCTCTACGGCCAGCAGTCGTGGCGCCTTGAGGCTGCCCGCAAGCGTGGTGACTGGGACAACACCAAGGCCATTCTCGACAAGGGCCAGGACTGGATCATCGACGAGATGAAGAAGTCCGGCCTGCGCGGTCGCGGTGGCGCCGGCTTCCCGACCGGCATGAAGTGGTCCTTCATGCCCAAGCAGTCCGACGGCCGACCGTCGTATCTCGTCGTCAATGCCGACGAGGGCGAGCCGGGCACATGCAAGGACCGCGACATGATGCGGCACGATCCGCACAAGCTGGTCGAAGGCTGCCTCGTCGCCGGCTTCGCCATGCGCGCGGTCGCCGCCTACATCTATATCCGCGGTGAATTCTTCCGCGAGGCCGAGAACCTGCAGGGCGCGATCGACGAAGCCTATGCCGCCGGCCTGATCGGCAAGAATGCCTGCGGCTCGGGTTTTGATTTCGACGTCTATATCCATCGCGGCGCCGGCGCCTACATCTGCGGCGAAGAAACCGCGCTGATTGAAAGCCTGGAAGGCAAGAAAGGCCAGCCGCGCCTCAAGCCGCCGTTCCCGGCCAATATGGGCGTCTGGGGTTGCCCGACCACGGTGAACAACGTGGAGAGTATCGCGGTCGCGCCAACCATCCTGCGTCGCGGTGGCGAGTGGTTCGCCGGCATCGGCCGTCCGAACAACACCGGCACCAAGGTCTTCTGCATTTCCGGCCATGTGAACAAGCCGTGCAATGTCGAAGAAGAGATGGGCATTCCGCTGAAAGAGCTGATCGAGAAGCATGCCGGTGGCGTGCGCGGCGGCTGGGATAATCTGCTTGCGATCATTCCGGGCGGCTCGTCGGTTCCGCTGCTGCCCAAGTCGATCTGCGACGACGTGCTGATGGATTTCGATAGCCTGCGCGCACAGCGTTCGGGCCTCGGCACCGCCGCCGTGATCGTGATGGACAAGAGCACCGACGTGGTGCGCGCCATCGCGCGCCTGTCGAAGTTCTACAAGCATGAATCCTGCGGCCAGTGCACGCCGTGCCGTGAAGGCACCGGCTGGATGTGGCGCGTGATGGAGCGTCTCGTGCAGGGCAGGGCCGAGAAGCGCGAAATCGACATGCTGCTGGAAGTCACCACGCAGGTGGAAGGCCACACGATCTGCGCGCTCGGCGATGCCGCGGCCTGGCCGATCCAGGGCCTGATCCGGCATTTCCGCGGCGAGATCGAACGTCGCATCGACGCATATCATACGGGTTCGCCGGTTCTGCCGGCGGCAGCCGAGTAG
- the nuoE gene encoding NADH-quinone oxidoreductase subunit NuoE gives MSGVHIAPPEQQPASFAFTAENLALAKTHIAKYPAGRQRSAVMPLLDIAQRQHDNWVPQAAIRYIAEMLDVPVIKVLEVASFYTMYNLAPVGTHFVQVCTTTPCWLAGSDKVLSACKKHLGLNPGETSADGKFTVIEVECLGACVNAPMLQYNDDFFEDLDEESTGRILEALKRGETPKPGPQNGRLSSEPLGGATTLTTFNPAASAGGNDD, from the coding sequence ATGAGCGGCGTTCATATCGCACCGCCCGAGCAGCAGCCGGCCAGCTTCGCCTTCACGGCGGAAAACCTGGCGCTGGCCAAGACGCATATCGCCAAGTATCCGGCTGGCCGTCAGCGCAGTGCGGTGATGCCGCTGCTGGATATCGCGCAGCGCCAGCACGACAACTGGGTGCCGCAGGCCGCGATCCGCTATATCGCCGAAATGCTCGACGTGCCGGTGATCAAAGTGCTGGAAGTCGCCAGCTTCTACACGATGTACAACCTGGCGCCCGTGGGTACGCATTTCGTGCAGGTCTGCACCACGACGCCGTGCTGGCTCGCCGGCTCGGACAAGGTGCTGAGCGCTTGCAAGAAGCATCTCGGCCTCAATCCGGGCGAGACCTCGGCCGATGGCAAGTTCACCGTGATCGAGGTGGAATGCCTCGGCGCCTGCGTGAATGCGCCGATGCTGCAGTATAACGACGACTTCTTCGAGGACCTCGACGAAGAGAGCACCGGCCGCATCCTCGAAGCGCTGAAGCGCGGCGAGACGCCGAAGCCCGGCCCGCAGAACGGCCGCCTGTCGTCGGAGCCGCTCGGCGGCGCCACCACGTTGACCACTTTCAATCCCGCGGCTTCGGCCGGCGGGAATGACGACTGA
- a CDS encoding NADH-quinone oxidoreductase subunit D — translation MAEVSIANYMVNFGPQHPAAHGVLRLVMELDGEIVERCDPHIGLLHRGTEKLIEHKTYLQAVPYFDRLDYVAPMNQEHAFALATERLLGLEVPARGQAVRVLFAEIGRLLNHLLNVTTHALDCGAMTPALWGFEEREKLMEFYERVSGARMHAAYFRPGGVHQDMPKGMDEDIVNYLPRMLKVIEDIEGLLTENRIYRQRNVDIGVISGKDAIDWGFSGVMLRGSGIAWDLRKSQPYDGYEQYDFDLPVGKNGDCFDRYLCRIEEMRQSARIIEQVIEKMPTGPIASDDRKVVPPKRGEMKKSMEALIHHFKLYTEGYRVPEGEAYAAVEAPKGEFGVYLVSDGSNKPYRCRIRAPGFPHLQATDFMSKGYMLADAVSIVGNMDVVFGEIDR, via the coding sequence ATGGCCGAAGTATCCATTGCCAACTACATGGTCAACTTCGGGCCGCAGCATCCCGCGGCCCACGGCGTGCTGCGCCTTGTCATGGAACTCGACGGCGAGATCGTCGAGCGCTGCGATCCGCATATCGGCCTGCTGCATCGCGGCACCGAGAAGCTGATCGAGCACAAGACCTATCTGCAGGCGGTGCCGTATTTCGACCGCCTCGATTACGTCGCGCCGATGAACCAGGAGCATGCCTTTGCTCTGGCCACCGAGCGCCTGCTCGGCCTGGAAGTGCCGGCGCGCGGCCAGGCCGTGCGCGTGCTGTTCGCCGAGATCGGCCGTCTGCTCAATCACCTGCTGAACGTGACGACTCATGCTCTCGATTGCGGCGCGATGACGCCGGCGCTCTGGGGCTTCGAGGAACGCGAGAAGCTGATGGAATTCTACGAGCGTGTTTCCGGCGCGCGCATGCATGCGGCCTATTTCCGCCCCGGTGGCGTGCACCAGGACATGCCCAAGGGCATGGACGAGGATATCGTCAATTACCTGCCGCGCATGCTGAAGGTGATCGAGGATATCGAAGGCCTGCTGACCGAGAACCGCATCTATCGCCAGCGCAACGTCGATATTGGCGTGATCAGCGGCAAGGATGCGATCGACTGGGGCTTTTCCGGCGTGATGCTGCGCGGGTCTGGCATTGCCTGGGATCTGCGCAAGTCGCAGCCGTATGACGGCTACGAGCAGTATGACTTCGACCTGCCAGTGGGCAAGAACGGCGACTGTTTCGACCGGTATCTCTGCCGCATCGAAGAGATGCGCCAGAGCGCGCGCATCATCGAGCAGGTGATCGAGAAAATGCCGACCGGACCGATTGCGTCCGATGATCGCAAGGTTGTGCCGCCGAAGCGCGGCGAGATGAAGAAGTCGATGGAAGCACTGATCCATCACTTCAAGCTCTACACCGAAGGCTATCGCGTGCCCGAAGGCGAGGCTTATGCCGCCGTTGAAGCGCCGAAGGGCGAGTTCGGCGTGTATCTGGTGTCGGACGGCTCGAACAAGCCGTATCGCTGCCGTATCCGCGCGCCGGGTTTCCCGCATCTGCAGGCCACGGATTTCATGTCGAAGGGTTACATGCTGGCTGACGCCGTCTCCATCGTCGGCAACATGGACGTTGTGTTCGGGGAGATCGATCGATGA